A genomic window from Streptomyces mirabilis includes:
- a CDS encoding serine/threonine-protein kinase, translated as MARKIGSRYTAHQILGRGSAGTVWLGEGPEGPVAIKLLREDLASDQELVGRFVQERTALLGLDHPHVVAVRDLVVDGNDLALVMDLVRGTDLRTRLDRERRLAPEAAVAIVADVADGLAAAHAAGVVHRDVKPENVLLDMQGPLGPGGSHPALLTDFGVAKLIDSPRRTRATKIIGTPDYLAPEIIEGLPPRAAVDIYALATVLYELLAGFTPFGGGHPGAVLRRHVTETVVPLPGIPEELWQLIVQCLAKAPASRLRASELGARLREQLPLLAGMPPLDVDEPDGESAEDVPEGGETAEPTVPASRVRRGAVPLVPGAAPDSNRDTHTSMRVPGPDELAGGARGTARAPRAAGAPRPGSARHRASARRRRITLGVAGAVLVAAVGVGTWLATSGDDAGATPHDTKNSAPASP; from the coding sequence TTGGCACGGAAGATCGGGAGCCGGTACACCGCCCACCAGATTCTGGGGCGGGGCAGCGCCGGCACGGTGTGGCTCGGTGAGGGACCTGAGGGGCCCGTCGCCATCAAGCTGCTGCGCGAGGACCTCGCGTCCGACCAGGAGCTGGTGGGCCGCTTCGTACAGGAGCGCACGGCTCTGCTCGGGCTCGATCACCCGCATGTCGTGGCGGTGCGGGACCTCGTCGTCGACGGCAATGACCTCGCGCTCGTCATGGACCTCGTGCGGGGCACGGATCTGCGCACCCGGCTCGACCGGGAACGGCGGCTGGCGCCCGAGGCCGCGGTCGCGATCGTGGCCGACGTCGCGGACGGGCTGGCGGCGGCGCACGCGGCCGGGGTCGTCCACCGGGACGTGAAGCCGGAGAACGTGCTGCTGGACATGCAGGGTCCGCTGGGCCCGGGGGGCTCGCACCCCGCGCTGCTCACGGACTTCGGTGTGGCCAAACTCATCGACTCGCCGCGGCGGACCCGGGCCACGAAGATCATCGGGACGCCGGACTATCTCGCGCCCGAGATCATCGAAGGGCTGCCGCCGCGGGCCGCCGTCGACATCTACGCCCTGGCCACCGTGCTGTACGAGCTCCTCGCCGGGTTCACGCCCTTCGGGGGCGGGCATCCCGGGGCGGTGCTGCGGCGGCACGTGACCGAGACGGTCGTACCGCTTCCCGGTATCCCCGAGGAGCTGTGGCAGCTGATCGTGCAGTGCCTGGCCAAGGCGCCGGCGTCGCGGTTGCGGGCCTCCGAGCTGGGGGCGCGGTTGCGGGAGCAGCTGCCGCTGCTGGCGGGGATGCCGCCGCTGGACGTCGACGAACCGGACGGGGAGTCGGCGGAGGACGTCCCCGAGGGGGGCGAGACGGCGGAGCCGACGGTGCCGGCCTCGCGGGTGCGGCGGGGGGCGGTGCCGTTGGTTCCGGGGGCTGCGCCGGACTCCAACCGGGACACGCACACGTCGATGCGGGTGCCGGGGCCGGACGAGCTGGCGGGTGGGGCGCGCGGGACGGCTCGGGCGCCGCGGGCGGCGGGGGCGCCTCGGCCGGGGTCGGCCCGGCACCGGGCGTCGGCGCGGCGACGCCGGATCACGTTGGGGGTGGCGGGGGCCGTTCTCGTCGCCGCGGTGGGGGTCGGTACATGGTTGGCCACGTCGGGTGACGACGCCGGGGCGACGCCGCACGACACGAAGAACTCGGCCCCGGCGTCCCCCTGA
- a CDS encoding serine/threonine-protein kinase, with protein sequence MRPVGSKYLLEEPLGRGATGTVWRARQRETAGAEAAVAGQPGETVAIKVLKEELANDADIVMRFLRERSVLLRLTHPNIVRVRDLVVEGDLLALVMDLVDGPDLHRYLRENGPFSPVAAALLTAQVADALAASHADGVVHRDLKPANVLLKQDGGQMHPMLTDFGIARLADSPGLTRTHEFVGTPAYVAPESAEGRPQTSAVDIYGAGILLYELVTGRPPFAGESALEVLHQHLSAEPRRPSTVPDPLWTVIERCLRKNPDQRPSAENLARGLRTVAQGIGVHANSAQIAAAEGVGALLAPDPAPAAVPGVPGAADPTQVLPHSAPGAYDPNGATSVLPHTGAPGMPGAADPTAVLPHRGAADPTAVMPPVPPHQPGQPGQGEDPHPWQSQLRAARDRNEQTQVQYLDPGQDPLRRRPQRQVARPQQRPQQQQRPPQGQQPPPGYGYPQQQQPQQYAPQQQPQQPQRRQRQQQGYAPAPQQQAQPQRYAPPPQQPEAPAPRQSREPRQRSANPMKIPGLGCLKGCLFTIVILFVAGWLVWEFSPLQHWIGTTKGYWGMLKDGFNTATKWIGDLGGSGN encoded by the coding sequence GTGCGGCCGGTAGGGAGCAAGTACCTCCTTGAGGAGCCGCTTGGGCGCGGCGCCACAGGCACTGTCTGGCGAGCCCGCCAGCGGGAGACCGCGGGCGCCGAGGCGGCCGTCGCCGGCCAGCCCGGCGAGACCGTGGCGATCAAGGTCCTCAAGGAGGAGCTCGCCAACGACGCGGACATCGTGATGCGGTTCCTCCGGGAGCGCTCCGTCCTGCTGCGCCTGACCCACCCGAACATCGTGCGGGTACGGGACCTCGTCGTCGAGGGTGACCTGCTCGCCCTGGTCATGGACCTGGTCGACGGCCCCGACCTGCACCGCTATCTGCGCGAGAACGGCCCGTTCTCGCCCGTCGCCGCCGCCCTCCTCACCGCCCAGGTCGCCGACGCGCTCGCCGCCAGCCACGCCGACGGCGTCGTGCACCGCGACCTGAAGCCCGCGAACGTCCTGCTCAAGCAGGACGGCGGCCAGATGCACCCGATGCTCACCGACTTCGGCATCGCCCGGCTCGCCGACTCCCCGGGCCTCACCCGGACCCACGAGTTCGTCGGCACGCCCGCGTACGTGGCGCCGGAGTCCGCCGAGGGACGCCCGCAGACGTCCGCCGTGGACATCTATGGCGCGGGCATCCTGCTGTACGAGCTGGTCACCGGCCGTCCCCCGTTCGCCGGCGAGTCCGCCCTCGAAGTGCTGCACCAGCACCTGAGCGCCGAGCCGCGCCGCCCCTCCACGGTCCCGGACCCCCTGTGGACCGTCATAGAGCGCTGCCTGCGCAAGAACCCGGATCAGCGGCCCAGCGCCGAGAACCTCGCCCGCGGGCTGCGCACCGTCGCCCAGGGCATCGGTGTGCACGCCAACTCCGCGCAGATCGCCGCCGCGGAGGGCGTGGGCGCGCTGCTCGCCCCCGACCCGGCGCCGGCCGCGGTGCCGGGCGTGCCCGGCGCGGCCGACCCCACGCAGGTGCTGCCGCACAGCGCCCCGGGGGCCTACGACCCGAACGGCGCGACCAGCGTCCTGCCGCACACCGGCGCCCCCGGCATGCCCGGCGCCGCCGACCCCACCGCCGTACTGCCGCACCGCGGCGCCGCCGACCCGACCGCCGTGATGCCGCCGGTGCCCCCGCACCAGCCGGGGCAGCCGGGGCAGGGCGAGGACCCGCACCCCTGGCAGAGCCAGCTGCGCGCGGCCCGGGACCGCAACGAGCAGACCCAGGTCCAGTACCTCGACCCCGGCCAGGACCCGCTGCGCCGCCGTCCGCAGCGGCAGGTCGCGCGTCCGCAGCAGCGGCCCCAGCAACAGCAGCGCCCGCCGCAGGGGCAGCAGCCGCCGCCCGGATACGGGTATCCGCAGCAGCAACAGCCGCAGCAGTACGCGCCTCAGCAACAGCCTCAGCAGCCGCAGCGTCGTCAGAGGCAGCAGCAGGGGTACGCCCCCGCGCCCCAGCAGCAGGCGCAGCCTCAGCGGTACGCGCCCCCGCCGCAGCAGCCCGAGGCGCCGGCGCCCCGGCAGTCGCGCGAGCCGCGGCAGCGCAGCGCCAACCCGATGAAGATCCCGGGACTCGGCTGTCTCAAGGGCTGCCTGTTCACGATCGTCATCCTGTTCGTCGCCGGCTGGCTGGTCTGGGAGTTCAGCCCGCTCCAGCACTGGATCGGGACGACCAAGGGGTACTGGGGCATGCTGAAGGACGGGTTCAACACCGCCACCAAGTGGATCGGGGATCTCGGCGGTTCCGGTAATTAG
- a CDS encoding FHA domain-containing protein: MQIRLTVVDPLGSPSEPRGRAAACDVLVTAPAGTALAAVAAGLASAVGGEGAGQHERGRELGGGPVVLYAGAERLDGRRCTLGEPPLTDGAVLSLGCPAEPGPDVDGVAARLHVVAGPDAGGVHLLHGGRIDIGRSADADVPLDDPDVSRLHCAVTVTPEGRVSVADLGSTNGTTLDGTQVGTRPVRFGQGALLRVGESALRLAPPGGADPVGTTPDGEGHVRVTTLTGTATRPKPPTGPGPSSSHAGPTAPAGPSAPVVPHARVGGASGAGALPVPPVGDTHHGFGSAEWGAAGGVPGGQEHGPVVPEQGRAPRIESRPARPSGPDTPGDGVTPRAAAGQEPGTRKGTPTRGTDVPPGVRKRSGFGAWARRLTGARDELPGTGPGDPYDTEGDDGAAEFLAASLPPQAPESWPDPATLLLTALGPGPRLWERGPGHPETLTVRLGTADRAAPDGSGLVPAVPVTAGLREVGSLGLAGPRARLAGLTRSVVAQLAALHSPDALDIVLISADRSRPVEERTAEWSWLGWLPHLRPTHGQDCRLLLAYDREQATARTDELLRRLDDQLTETGGARGAYDKADRVPVDARGGARRPSWAREEDPTGADPDFEGPFTVLVVDGDPGGADVRETVLRLTHEGARAGIHVVCLAETVSASPASPVTETYAAACEASPAFRECGAVALLSGDVATALRLMRVGADGPVGHGTVAAVDAVSLAWAERFARALAPLRTDGAHADRHARVSAPLPQAARLLDELGLARATPASLMARWADAADDTEALGGRGRAVLGAGPRGPVAVDLPTEGPHLLIEGPPGSGRTELLRAIAASLAAAERPDRLGIVLMDGRDGTGGHGAGQGAEGLRVCTDLPHVTTHLTANDPVRMREFAQALSAELKRRAELLGRLDFAEWHTRGEMSGRMVAQRTPKPSPGAKPGSGSPSSSGAADLDAPPSSTLRLRPAAARERAEPGPPLARLFVIIDDLDALLSPALGSPGRPAAGSVVRALEAVAREGDRLGVHLVAAAADDGRTATTELGRAASLRISLDPVSPGADEPAPGRGRLSTPDGRLTPFQAGRVTGRIPRTATLRPTVVPLEWHRMGDPPARRPVRELGNGPTDLALLASALERAAKSVAAVEMPSLL; the protein is encoded by the coding sequence ATGCAGATCCGGCTGACCGTCGTAGACCCGCTGGGCTCGCCCTCGGAGCCGCGGGGGCGAGCCGCGGCCTGCGATGTGCTGGTCACCGCACCCGCCGGGACGGCGCTGGCGGCGGTGGCGGCGGGTCTGGCCTCGGCGGTCGGCGGTGAGGGCGCGGGCCAGCACGAGCGCGGCCGAGAGCTCGGCGGAGGACCCGTCGTGCTGTACGCGGGAGCCGAGCGCCTCGACGGCCGGCGCTGCACCCTGGGCGAGCCGCCCCTGACCGACGGCGCCGTGCTGTCCCTGGGCTGCCCCGCCGAACCCGGTCCCGACGTGGACGGGGTCGCGGCCCGGCTCCATGTCGTCGCGGGCCCCGACGCGGGCGGCGTCCACCTGCTGCACGGCGGCCGGATCGACATCGGCCGCTCCGCCGACGCGGATGTCCCACTGGACGATCCCGACGTCTCCCGCCTGCACTGCGCGGTCACGGTCACCCCCGAGGGCCGCGTCTCGGTCGCCGACCTGGGCTCGACGAACGGCACGACGCTGGACGGCACCCAGGTCGGCACCCGCCCGGTCCGCTTCGGGCAGGGCGCGCTGCTGCGTGTCGGCGAGTCCGCCCTGCGACTGGCTCCGCCCGGTGGCGCGGATCCGGTGGGCACGACGCCGGACGGGGAGGGCCACGTCAGGGTCACCACCCTCACCGGCACGGCCACCCGCCCGAAGCCGCCCACCGGCCCCGGCCCCTCGTCGTCCCACGCCGGTCCCACCGCCCCCGCCGGTCCTTCCGCTCCTGTCGTGCCCCACGCGCGCGTGGGGGGCGCCTCCGGTGCCGGCGCGCTGCCCGTGCCGCCCGTCGGTGACACACATCACGGCTTCGGATCGGCGGAGTGGGGAGCTGCGGGCGGCGTCCCCGGAGGACAGGAGCACGGCCCGGTCGTGCCCGAACAGGGCCGGGCACCCCGGATCGAGAGCAGGCCCGCGCGGCCGTCCGGCCCCGACACGCCGGGGGACGGAGTCACGCCCCGGGCCGCGGCCGGTCAGGAGCCGGGCACCCGCAAAGGCACGCCCACACGGGGCACCGACGTGCCGCCGGGAGTGCGCAAGCGGAGCGGATTCGGCGCGTGGGCGCGTCGGCTGACCGGCGCCCGGGACGAACTGCCGGGCACCGGACCGGGGGATCCGTACGACACGGAAGGGGATGACGGGGCGGCGGAGTTCCTGGCGGCCTCCCTGCCCCCACAGGCCCCGGAGAGCTGGCCCGATCCCGCGACGCTGCTGCTCACCGCGCTGGGTCCGGGACCGCGGCTGTGGGAGCGCGGCCCGGGCCACCCGGAGACGCTGACGGTGCGGCTGGGCACGGCGGACCGTGCGGCCCCCGACGGTTCGGGGCTGGTGCCCGCGGTGCCGGTGACCGCGGGCCTGCGGGAGGTCGGCTCGCTGGGCCTGGCGGGGCCGCGGGCGCGGCTGGCCGGACTGACCCGCTCGGTGGTCGCCCAGCTCGCCGCGCTGCACTCCCCCGACGCCCTCGACATCGTCCTGATCAGCGCGGACCGCTCCCGCCCCGTGGAGGAGCGCACCGCCGAGTGGTCCTGGCTCGGCTGGCTCCCACATCTGCGCCCCACCCACGGCCAGGACTGCCGTCTCCTCCTCGCCTACGACCGTGAACAGGCGACGGCCCGCACGGACGAGCTCCTGCGCCGCCTGGACGACCAGCTGACGGAAACGGGCGGCGCCCGGGGCGCGTACGACAAGGCCGACCGCGTCCCCGTGGACGCGCGGGGCGGCGCACGGCGCCCGTCCTGGGCCCGCGAAGAGGACCCGACGGGGGCCGACCCGGACTTCGAGGGGCCGTTCACCGTGCTCGTCGTGGACGGGGACCCCGGAGGCGCCGACGTACGGGAGACGGTGCTGCGGCTGACGCACGAGGGCGCGCGGGCGGGCATACACGTGGTGTGTCTGGCCGAGACCGTGTCGGCCTCGCCCGCGTCCCCGGTGACGGAAACGTACGCGGCGGCCTGCGAGGCATCACCGGCGTTCCGGGAGTGCGGGGCGGTCGCGCTGCTCAGCGGGGATGTGGCGACGGCGCTGCGACTGATGCGGGTGGGAGCCGACGGGCCCGTGGGGCACGGCACGGTCGCCGCGGTGGACGCGGTGTCACTGGCCTGGGCGGAGCGTTTCGCGCGCGCACTGGCCCCCCTCCGTACGGACGGGGCGCACGCCGACCGCCACGCGCGCGTGTCCGCGCCGCTCCCTCAAGCGGCCCGTCTGCTGGACGAGTTGGGACTGGCCCGGGCCACCCCGGCGTCCCTCATGGCGCGTTGGGCGGACGCGGCGGACGACACGGAGGCCCTTGGGGGCCGCGGCCGGGCCGTCCTCGGCGCCGGCCCGCGCGGCCCGGTCGCCGTGGACCTCCCCACCGAGGGCCCGCACCTGCTGATAGAGGGCCCGCCCGGCAGCGGTCGTACGGAGCTGCTCCGCGCGATCGCCGCGTCCCTGGCCGCCGCGGAGCGCCCCGACCGGCTCGGGATCGTGCTGATGGACGGGCGGGACGGCACCGGGGGCCACGGCGCGGGCCAAGGAGCGGAGGGGCTGCGGGTCTGTACGGACCTGCCCCACGTCACCACCCACCTCACCGCCAACGACCCCGTACGGATGCGGGAGTTCGCCCAGGCGCTCAGCGCCGAGCTGAAGCGGCGGGCCGAGCTCCTGGGTCGGCTCGACTTCGCGGAGTGGCACACGCGCGGCGAGATGTCGGGCCGGATGGTCGCCCAGCGCACCCCCAAACCCTCCCCGGGAGCGAAGCCCGGCTCCGGCTCCCCCTCCTCCTCCGGCGCCGCGGATCTCGACGCGCCCCCCAGTTCGACCCTGCGGCTGCGCCCGGCGGCTGCCCGCGAACGGGCGGAACCGGGCCCCCCGTTGGCCCGTCTCTTCGTCATCATCGACGACCTGGACGCGTTGCTCTCCCCCGCCCTGGGCTCCCCGGGACGACCGGCGGCCGGTTCGGTCGTACGGGCTCTGGAGGCCGTCGCCCGCGAGGGTGACCGCCTCGGGGTGCACCTTGTGGCAGCCGCCGCCGACGACGGCCGCACGGCGACCACCGAACTGGGCCGCGCCGCCTCGCTCCGTATCTCCCTCGACCCGGTGTCCCCCGGCGCGGACGAACCCGCCCCCGGCCGCGGCCGTCTGTCCACTCCCGACGGCCGCCTCACGCCCTTCCAGGCCGGCCGGGTCACGGGCCGCATCCCCCGCACGGCCACCCTCCGCCCCACGGTCGTCCCCCTCGAATGGCACCGCATGGGCGACCCCCCGGCCCGCCGCCCCGTCCGCGAACTCGGCAACGGCCCCACGGACCTGGCCCTGCTGGCCAGCGCGCTGGAGCGGGCGGCGAAGTCGGTGGCGGCGGTGGAGATGCCGTCGTTGCTGTAG